From one Colletotrichum destructivum chromosome 3, complete sequence genomic stretch:
- a CDS encoding Putative peptidase M28 gives MRFAPLLSALAAFSAAGSSVEPRDPNKLFTLELAPGETVTVTEEEKWQMMDKRVHFFDITEWSDVPAVVSTADFRLAAAAALPFPTAMNQSCHVNALIPKLSKDNMRTHLERFSAFHNRYYLSRTGVESAEWLHGQVAAVLDAAGHPTANVRYVRHVAWSQPSIIVTIPGRNQRTVVVGAHLDSVISGDRGAGRAPGADDNGSGSVMILEVLRVLLSDKRIASGDLLNTVEFHWYGAEEAGLLGSQDIFTQYRASNRQVVAMLNQDMVGYVGRDGVERFGVVTDWTDPDQVAYMKRLIEAYTDIPYEDTVCGYACSDHASANRNGFPSSFIFEAPFGNHNPNIHTPNDTIEHVSFDHALEHAKMTTGYLYELAYWPFA, from the exons ATGCGCTTCGCTCCTCTCCtctcggccctcgccgcgttctcggccgccggctcctCCGTCGAGCCCCGCGACCCGAACAAGCTGTTCACCCTCGAGCTTGCTCCGGGCGagaccgtcaccgtcacggaggaggagaagtgGCAGATGATGGAC AAACGCGTCCACTTCTTCGACATCACCGAGTGGTCGGACGtgcccgccgtcgtctccacGGCCGACTTCaggctcgccgccgcggccgccctcCCATTCCCGACGGCCATGAACCAGTCGTGCCACGTCAACGCGCTGATCCCCAAGCTCAGTAAGGACAACATGCGCACCCACCTCGAgcgcttctcggccttccaCAACCGCTACTACCTCTCGCGCACCGGCGTCGAGTCCGCCGAGTGGCTGCAcggccaggtcgccgccgtcctcgacgccgccggccaccCGACCGCCAACGTGCGCTACGTCCGCCACGTCGCCTGGTCGCAGCCcagcatcatcgtcaccattCCCGGCCGGAACCAGCGCACCGTGGTCGTCGGGGCGCATCTCGACTCGGTCATTTCCGGTgaccgcggcgccggccgcgcgCCTGGTGCTG ATGACAACGGCTCTGGCTCCGTCATGATCCTCGAAGTCCTCCGCGTCCTGCTCTCGGACAAGCGCATCGCCTCGGGCGACCTGCTCAACACGGTCGAGTTCCACTGgtacggcgccgaggaggccggcctgctcggcaGCCAGGACATCTTTACCCAGTACCGCGCCTCCAACCGCCAGGTCGTCGCCATGCTGAACCAGGACATGGTCGGCTAcgtcggccgcgacggcgtcgagcgcttcggcgtcgtcacgGACTGGACCGACCCGGACCAGGTCGCCTACATGAAGCGCCTTATCGAAGCC TACACCGACATCCCCTACGAGGACACCGTTTGCGGCTACGCCTGCTCCGACCACGCCTCGGCGAACCGCAATGGTTTCCCGTCGTCCTTCATCTTCGAGGCGCCGTTCGGGAACCACAACCCGAACATCCACACGCCCAACGACACCATCGAGCACGTCTCGTTCGACCACGCCCTGGAGCACGCCaagatgacgacggggtACCTCTACGAGCTGGCCTACTGGCCGTTTGCGTAG
- a CDS encoding Putative oxoglutarate/iron-dependent dioxygenase, non-hem dioxygenase domain-containing protein, with the protein MGVSTEVPQTVEWAGKRVPIYPMETVDFGRVLSQEPAELEILLRCCQEQGFFYLDLNGLDGSRFLDDQQKTLDLMHRYFESPIEAKNELGLVTAHLGYEPVGSRTGGLPNTRDGYEMFKVSRDEIQRKDPKFPKILQNDTDKAILKNAISGSNIVTKAVLSGLSSAMGLVGAARYENAHRNDRPSTSTLAMMHYVPADPVKDKEIGHQKHTDISSLTLLFAEEWGLQIRPPGTKEFGFVAPKKGCAIINVGDSLRFASGHTMMSCIHRVVPFNPEEHRYSIAYFLRAENETMFTDSEGRYVTAGQWHDEKFFLFKATPDVQALAPPSMLYGGMTADEEWTPYAQSVAKAHASEVPAEGPKQAPVVKENLVKAH; encoded by the exons ATGGGCGTCTCCACCGAAGTCCCGCAGACCGTCGAGTGGGCGGGGAAGAGAGTCCCCATCTACCCCATGGAGACGGTCGACTTCGGACGAGTCCTGTCCCAGGAACCCGCCGAGCTGGAGATCCTTCTTCGCTGCTGCCAGGAGCAGGGCTTCTTCTACCTCGACCTTaacggcctcgacggcagcCGGTTCCTGGACGACCAGCAGAAGACGCTCGACCTCATGCACCGCTACTTCGAGTCTCCCATCGAAGCCAAGAACGAGCTTGGCCTTGTCACCGCACATCTTGG GTATGAGCCCGTCGGCTCCCGCACGGGTGGTCTCCCCAATACCAGGGACGGCTATGAGATGTTCAAG GTCTCCCGAGACGAGATCCAGAGGAAGGACCCCAAGTTCCCCAAGATCCTCCAGAACGACACCGACAAGGCGATCCTGAAGAACGCCATCTCCGGCTCCAACATCGTCACCAAGGCCGTCCTCTCGGGCCTCTCCTCCGCCatgggcctcgtcggcgccgcccgctaCGAGAACGCCCACCGCAACGACCgcccgtcgacctcgacgctgGCCATGATGCACTACGTGCCCGCGGACCccgtcaaggacaaggagatcGGCCACCAGAAGCACACCGACATCAGCTCCCTGAcgctcctcttcgccgaggagTGGGGTCTCCAGAtccggccgccggggacCAAGGAGTTCGGCTTCGTCGCGCCCAAGAAGGGctgcgccatcatcaacgtcgGCGACTCGCTGCGCTTCGCCAGCGGGCACACCATGATGTCGTGCATCCACCGCGTCGTGCCCTTCAACCCGGAGGAGCACCGCTACTCCATCGCCTACTTCCTCcgcgccgagaacgagacCATGTTCACCGACAGCGAGGGCCGCTACGTCACCGCCGGCCAGTGGCACGACGAGAAGTTCTTCCTGTTCAAGGCCACCCCGGACGTCCAGGCCCTGGCGCCGCCTTCGATGCTGTACGGCGGCATgacggccgacgaggagTGGACTCCCTACGCCCAGTCGGTTGCCAAGGCGCACGCGTCCGAGGTTCCGGCCGAGGGGCCGAAGCAGGCGCCCGTGGTGAAGGAGAACTTGGTCAAGGCCCACTGA